The genomic segment gtttactggctccaggagagtcatcaggtggcgaggttgggtatagttgcgacacatataggagccagtgcattgtagtcgggattcaccgctcacctgcgggtgtggatatcctatgtgatatgatgtaataatagtgcatggaatctctggccagagtatgagatgtacgttggagaaagagttctccaatagtacacgcgatgccactattaaagTTATCACATtatatcgaattaatatgcaaccctcgatgaaccaatggttgcagattcgatcgggatatatgagatgaaaggaccgtactgtacgttaatcataatcgactggttcttgcaggcactatcagtgatacctaggggatcatggggcgatgctactagacgctcttaccatgatccgatgggtgcaatcagaaatgagttctgacattcttgatcaaggtgttgatgaaaagaatggggctaactagggtaagcccgaataaaggattagtCCTGGATCACacagagttgtgaacccacggctagctgtatacctgaaccattgagggtcacacaagtactggattgttTGTTTCCGTTGAGAGAGTAAAtttaagaagttgaatttatatatagtaaattcaaggagttgaatttatgataattaaattttgaaagaataaattcaaggagttgaatttataaaatttgagaatttaatttattaaactcaaatgttgggtttattaaatattaaattttggaggtgatgaaaattcaagtagttgaatttataattaaataataaattcaaatttgaatttataatgtatttaatttattaagctcaaaaattgagtttattaattaataaattaaatatggtgggtaatatgttttatgggcttgtaggagtacaagttcaacataataaataattaaagttttaatgggatttgattaaattaattaaactagttggactagcccaattaattaaatcaagctcattaatgttaattatgtttaggctataatttaattataaataaaagttGCAAAGAAAACCCTAGCCACCTACCTCAATCATTCGAGAATTCCAcctccaaagaaaaaaaaattggccaACCCTTTTTGAAAGGAAATATTGTTGTGCCATCTCTCAATTTTTTCCTCTTCTACGCAAAATCTCTTCCATATTTactagtgcaatttggaagaggatcAAACAATTCAGTCGTCGACCTGATTAGATACACgaaaggagtctcttgaagaaagttcgtagggattcatcaagagccaGATCTGTAATACCGGATCGGTTGGTGTCCAGTGattaattcaccaaaggtataacgattctaacatcctatgtatgtttttgTTATAATCATACGAGCGCTCAAAGCAAAAcacatcttgaatgtcaagatctaaaatttttaaaacttccactGCGTTTGGGCGCGTAGAAAaccagatccaacagtggtatcagagccaaggttttttctgaatcgtatgattttaaattatattgaataatttgttgctaaccacacaagaaaatctTTAGAAAATTATAGcaccataaaaaattattttttccagaaaacaaaaaaaaaatatttttcgtaTATGCCCGAAACTGTTCCGTGCAGACCCGCGCGCAGGACAGTGCGCGCAGGGCAGCGAGCTCAGCGCGCAGCGGCGAGGCGTGCGGAATGTCCGCACTTCGTGCGCTACCCTGCGTCGCGCGCAACCTCCGCGCACAGGTGCGCCGCCACTacccgaaacgttcgggcagcggcGGACAGCGAGGGCGGTTGCCCGGGATCGTCTCGGGAAGCGTGCTGAATGGCGgacttgaattgtttgggcccaaGGTGCAGTTTtctgattttttcaaatttttgggtaaaattaatatttttgaaaattggttcaatttttattttggaaaattgatttttggagaattaataattttcttgtaaaataaataattagaatatgattttaattatttatggtaaaatgagttttacaaaaaatcaattattattgatttaattggaaattaaataaaggagtttatttaatttattaaattctttaataattgtggtggttattgataaaattattagatatatgatttatcaattaattaaattgtttaattaaattgattttaatatttgatatgaaatgcatgaaggatgatcgagaggcTTGACCAatatgttaggtgtatgttaggatattttactgttttattcgtttttaatatttgatattattaaagtgggcctgttttatggcccgttcccactcccatgagatgtatcccttatgtgccatggctatttaaatgtaattattagaaatagtgggagatcaagactggaagatggtgggcccgatgaacgagatgtagacatgtaaaatattggaagcacttgtaatagttgcatttgcatccctgcattcacctaggtttggacctggatccatgtatggctcaatggatctaatagtgttggcaatcgatcatccttatttattgttgaatgtcatattatgaatatgcgatatatagtagtatgcatgtatgtatattattaaataatatagttgcatgaaaccggcaaacatacaaactcgtggcacgtgatttttaaattaaaacgatgagacaatttttgaaattaaaatccctcattttgaataagtttaaaatttaatcaaaccgaaaaagtaaaaattaaaagagtttaatttttccttgccttccatcaaccgtggttgcatgttgatcgctacccgcggacaatgtatggctcatattattggggaggcctgtacgccggaaagctgtgacttccatcGGACATATGAaatgaattgagtggaactcatgaattcggctcatattattgggggaactcatggcgaccgtctactacaattcaacattgatgggtcggtttgacacgcgaaaataaacggcgtaaTATTATtaggtccttattaaacgtgaggcgaaacacgcggaggttgcatggGATGCAATTacattctaccttttagaaattataattggctgatattattcgggattatatggctaattggactctacgtgcccactaagaaaatacgattttcctttttcatcagagggtggtgaaaatgtcaaaatagtgggaggaaaatttataaaataaaatccatattttatatcttaaaattattttaaataatcagcaaccattattctgtttcatatcatatattttcgatttcgtcacgtaatccatttttattatcaacaagctaatcgaatctaattttcaagactggttgggaaaattgttctgaattcggagaaaatgacatacacaatgtcagtcctgctgaactgacaaagcatgcaagatggtaagaCCATAGTATACatgctaaagtgtaacatgctcgcttctatgtcaaatgaactgtagggacagtttgaggaaatttggaatgctgctgacattcgacatgcacgtgcaagagttgcatggtacatGAAACTCATACGATGATGCACACTACTTTCAAGGATCTCATGACTACacacatgcaagatggggctctaaCCCATGAGCATGTTGTACATATGACTGcacttattgagaatgtggtgggcctggaatatgtgattcctaacgaattaattgataacaatcaatttgttgtctttctcttcctcatttgaacggggttatggtgaacttcaagtaaataagatatataatagccttgaagagctagtcaatacgcttatgacTATGAGATCACCATGAAATAAGAAAATCGTTGTTTTTATAATGGGCCTCTCGTCggacgaaaaatggcccacaagttaagggaaagaaatgttctgcccctcacaagaaaaacatccccaataagaggcaactctgaaagacacttaaaaggcctacaaagccgctaagttagaacatatttatttcactgcatgaagtccggacataagaaattatatgtgccagaaatgttctggaaatgataagtgaatgtccaagtaaacatgatttcaaaaacaaacaaaataaagttagatgatccaaaatcccacacaaatatggcacgttagactaggtcatatttcccaaagaaggatgcacaagctagtgggagaatgtatgtttgacttgtcagaccaAAAATTCTGTACCTGCTtgtaagtcctgtctaaaaggacaaaatgaccaagactccaTTTGATGGAACGTGGAAATGagcgcatggtctactggatttgatccacacagacgtttgtagcccgctaagtgttagcacaaaatatgggcattcctacttcattacctttactaatgaccattcgaggtatgggtacgtttatttgatgaaacacaaatctgaagcatttgaaaagttcaaagagtttcagatctgaagtagaaaatcagatggaaagaagtattaaggcacttcgatctgatcggaggtggagaatacttaagtgctgaatttttggattatctaaaagagaatgagattcctcacagtggactccaccagcaacaccactgTTGAATGTGTTTCTGAAagtcgaaatcgaaccttgatggacatggttcgatccatgatgggattcactgaattgtcTACATCGTtgtggggctttgcgcttgaaactttGGCAATGTTGTTAATAATGTCCATAGTAAGAAGTGGATAAAacgccatatgagatatggatgggaaaactcccaaatattcttacatgagaatatggggatgtccagcTTACGTGAAGCaaacagtgggagacaaattggatagtagatccattttatgctactttgtaggatatccaaagaatttctgttggatattattctatcatcccaatgaagcaaaaagtgtttgtttcaagaaaatgccacctttttggaaaagaaatttctattagatagacaaaggcaagatgatagaacttgaagaaattcaagatactccctcaaacTATCATGAAGTTGAAACCCCAACACCACAGTTGAAGGGTGTTTCTTGAAAGTCGAAATcgaccttgatggacatggttcgatccatgatgggattcactgaattgtctactcgttttggggctttgccgCTTGAAACTTTGGCAATGTTGTTAAATAATGTCCATAGTAAAGAAGTGGATAAAacgccatatgagatatggatgggaaaactcccaatattcttacatgagaatatggggatgtccagcTTACGTGAAGCAAACAGtgagagacaaattggatagtagattcTTTTTtttgctactttgtaggatatccaaagaattctgttggatattatttctatcatcccaatgaagcaaaagtgtttgtttcaagaaagccacctttttggaaagaaatttctattagatagaaaaggcacgatgatagaacttgaagaaattcaagatactccctcaactatagaagttgaacccatttcccaagaaccagtagttgaagtacaagcttctagaaggtctgatagggttattagaccacctgcaagatatacgcttcttcatgaacaaggccatgatgagtcttgtgttggatgtgatccaatgaatttcaaagaagcaatatctgatactgattcaaccaaatggcttgaagccatgcagtcagaaatggactctatgtattcaaaccaagtctggacattagtggatccacctgagggaatcgttccaaTAGAATGCAAATAGATCTacaaagaaagcttggggcggatgggaaggtagtgaccttcaaagcaagactggttgcaaaaggttatactcaaaggcaaggagttgactatgaggaaactttttcaccagttgctatgtttaagtccattagaatactactagccatagcagcatggtatgactatgagatatgacaaatggatgtaaagacttgcattcctcaatggagatatcaaagaagaaatttatatatctcaacctgagggatacacatcattagaaagtgagcataaggtatgcaaacttcagagatcaatatatggtctcaagcaggcatcaaggagttggaacctcagatttgatagcactatcaaagagtttggttttgctaagaatcttgaggaaccatgcgtgtacaaaaaagttagtgggagtgcggtgacattcctagtactttatgttgatgatatcctgctcattgggaatgatgtaggattactgcaatcaactaaagtatagTTGGCAAGTAATTCTCCATGAAGGACAGGTGGtgagcatcctatgtattggaatacaaatctatagggatagatcaaaAAAGGATGTTGGGACTCACCCAAAAccacctatatcgataccattataaacgattctctatggaagagtcaagagaggatacttaccaatgtgtcatggtgttactcaatctaaggcaatgtgtcccaaaactgatgaagagatagagatgatgacacgtattccatatgcgtcagctattggtagtattatgtatggtatgatatcgacacgtcctgacattgcttatgctttgagtgttacaagcagatatcaggcgaaccctgatCCAATGCATTGAAAGGCCGTGAaagacattcttaagtacttgagaagactaagaatttgttcatggtctatgggggtggagaattaaaattggaagctacactgattctagcttctaatatgatgtagatgattcgaaatcgacctctggttttgtattcatgcttaatggcgtggctgtctcttggaaaagttctaaacaagacaccgttgcggattccaccactgaagctgagtaCATTGCTGCAGCTAAAGAGgctgtttggatgaggaattttgtccaagagttgggcattATTCCTAaaggagttgatccagtcccggtttactgcgacaacactggtgccgtttcgcaagcaaaggaaccatggtctcatcagcgatccaacatatactgaggaaatttccacatcatccgggagattgtgggaaggggagacatatcagtcaagagtcccctctgcagataacgttgctgatccacttacaaagcccttgccaggaccattgtttgagaagcatcgcgaagcaatgggattaaagtttatgggtagttggctctagggcaagtgggagatgtTAGactagatgccctgcaagccaactatTGGCTTAGGGATTTATTGACTCAGtgtaattaacaatctttattttaatataattcattatttcatggttgttatttctttatctgtatacacatgttatcaaacatagataaagaacttgattatactttaatacaacgaatcgtaattcgatgttgaaactcgtttgtaaacacttatataatctaaattcgttccctAGTCgaattcagccgcctaaaacatggataaaggtcgcttgagcttgagactagcatctgtgatgttgtgtactacgtttcttggtaagggcatagagatgtccaaacatgcagatgggtagtcatatgatgattataccgaacaaccctccctcggacatttcaagtggttatcattcatcgagaggataagtccgtggttatgattgtacaccattagtccttacgacccgggacaacactgaggctctatatgctagggctgtgctttgactcgtttactggctccaggagagtcatcaggtggcgaggttgggtatagttgcgacacatataggagccagtgcattgtagtcggggattcaccgctcacctgcgggtgtggatatcctatgtgatatgatgtaataatagtgcatggaatctctggccagagtatgagatgtacgttggagaaagagttctccaatagtacacgcgatgccactattaaagTTATCACATTatgatcgaattaatatgcaaccctcgatgaaccaatggttgcagattcgatcgggatatatgagatgaaagggaccgtactgtacgttaatcataatcgactggttcttgcaggcactatcagtgatacctaggggatcatggggcgatgctactagacgctcttaccatgatccgatgggtgcaatcagaaatgagttctaacattcttgatcaaggtgttgatgaaaagaatggggctaactagggtaagcccgaataaaggattatgtcctggaTCACacagagttgtgaacccacggctagctgtatacctgaaccattgagggtcacacaagtactggattgtttgttcccgttgagagagtAAAtttaagaagttgaatttatattatatattaaattcaaggagttgaatttatgataattaaattttgaaagaataaattcaaggagttgaatttataaaatttgagaatttaatttattaaactcaaatgttgggtttattaaatattaaattttggaggtgatgaaaattcaagtagttgaatttataattaaataataaattcaaatattgaatttataatgtattatttattaagctcaaaagttgagtttattaattaataaattaaatatggtgggtaatatgttttatgggcttgtaggagtacaagttcaacataataaataattaaagttttaatgggatttgattaaattaatataaactagttggactagcccaattaattaattcaagcccattaatgttaattatgtaattgactataatttaattataaataaaggTTGCAAAGAAAAACCCTAGCCACCTACCTCAATCATTCGAGAATTCCAcctccaaagaaaaaaaaatcggcCAACCCTTTTTGAAAGGAAATATTGTTGTGTCATTTCTCAATTTTTTCCTCTTCTACGCAAAATCTCTTCCATATTTactagtgcaatttggaagaggatcAAACAATTCAGTCGTCGACCTGATTAGACGACACgaaaggagtctcttgaagaaaattcatagggattcatcaagagccaGATCTGTAATACCGGATCGGTTGGTGTCCAGTGattaattcaccaaaggtataacgattctaacatcctatgtatgtttttgttataatcatacgagcgcccaaagcaaaacacatcttgaatgtcaagatctaaaatttttaaaacttccgctgcgtttgggcgcgtAGAAAACCAGATCCAACAGTGTGCTGAGTGATAAATCATGGTCACAATTCATCCATGATGTATGGATGAGAGGTCATAATTTATCACTTATTACATGTATCATGTGTTAAGTTGATGAAGACAATCACCATGTGGATATCATCTACCATGCCCCAGTGATTTAGAAACAATCTCCTAGTAAAATGGGAAAAAAGAGCAAATGATCAATAAATATTCATCTCAATAGTTAAATGTGTGTTCATTATTTGTCAGACCGATTCTTTTCTGCAGTCTCTAAATAGCCCAAAAAATGTTTCTGCATTCTTAGACCCATATTTGTTTTTCGGATGAAACTCGGtaaaaaacattgaaaatttggaacaAATATATGATATCATAGAACTAAATGTTTTATAtcttatatgatttttttagtaccaaacatgtataacaaattttcaaattaatcaCGCTTcttttttggatgaaaatttagtgccaaatattgaaaaactagtattaatatatgatatttaaataataaatgtttcatatctgacactaatatatgatttttcagTACTTCAAACATGTATAACAAATTATATTTGAGCTAACAAATAAGTGTAATaagtattgatattaatatagtTGTTACAATTTTATactcaaaattttatcttttatatCAGATTAAACCAATTTGTTATGCAATATCATAtatatgtttcagatttttaatattttgtaccgAATTTCATCCGATATAAAAAATACATAGACATTTTTTGTAGGTGAACAAGAGACTGCGTAGAAAATTTCAATCTCAGTCTAATAATGACCTGAACACACGTTTAATTAAGACAACGGAGATTTAAAAACTAGTATCTCAAACGCATAGACCAGTTTGCCCTCAAACTCGTCGGGGGCAAAATGTAATATGACATGCCACGTGGCCAAAAGTAGTTGAGTTTTAAGGATAAGGGGCTATCTATCGGATCCAAACTGTGTGGTTCACTAGAGTCTCTTTGACGCACAGATATTAAATATCCACTCACTATCGGTAACAAAACCTTCTTCATTTTTCCCAACACAAACTCGGACTCGGGCTTTGAAGGAAAATGGCTGCCATCTCTACTTTCGCCTCCACCTCGCCAATTGCACGCGCCGCCCCGGCACAGAGAAGGTTCGCCGTGCGGCCCTCTGCCGTCATCGGTAAATAAAACCCACGTCTTTATCTGTGTACAACTCATGTTCTTACTGCCGAAtattaatccaaatggcatttgATTTTGAACCTCAGGGCTACCATCGATGTCAAATATTAACACGGGGAAAGTGAGGTGTACCATGGAAGGAGGAAAGGGTACAGAGGAGAGTGAATCGAAGTTGGGTGTGGCGGCTTCTTCGTTTATGGCGTCGGCCTGTGCGGCAGCCATGTCTAGCCCCGCCGCGCTGGCGCTGGTGGACGAGAGGTTGAGCACGGAAGGAACCGGGCTGCCATTCGGGCTGAGCAACAACCTCTTGGTGTGGATTCTTGCGGGTGTGTTCGCTCTGATTTGGGCACTTTACTTTGTGTACACCGCTTCCCTTGATGAGGATGAGGAGTCTGGCTTGTCCCTCTAATTCCAACCCATCATTTCTCTGGATTTTACTTTCTTCTTAGTTATTATATGATATTGTGTAAAACAGtgttgatattgtgataatttTGGCTTCACATCTGAGcatgcatataaatacaacCGATGAATTTACTCGGAACAACACGAACAAAGAGTAATCAAAAACTCGAAATTTAAATTGGGACTCCAAGCAAATTTCTGATAACAACTCAAAAGAAAAACCCGACACTAATATAACACATAACCGAAAGATGAGTTGGATCACGAACACAAATATTCAGAATGGCAACTTAGAATCAATCAAGTCCAAAATGCAGGAATATGACAAGTGATTAAATATTCTTCGTGGCATGTACAATTTCAAAAGACGGCCAGAAAAATTAGTCGACGTGAAAATCTTGGTAAACCACTCGGAAACAGGACTCCGACACTGTGAAGCCATAATCGATATTATGTAGAAACAACCGAAGTGAAGTGGAAAACGaagaaaaatatacaaaatatagttTAGAATTCAACAGCGTTAATCCGCGAAACTCGGATACGACAACTTCATTAATCAACGGTAGAGAGAAATTGTGACGTTCGAACACCCGAATACactaaccacatgcatgcatgaaaatttatttgaaatttatctaAATGAGTTGTCCAGAAGCATTTTAAGTATTTGCATaatttaatgattatttaatcaaACGTTATGAATGTGAACTAACGTGAACTTCCTGTAGTCGAATACGCGATGCACGTCAGAAGACGAGGAGAACCGAGGACGATTTTGATAAAGTTTctacttttaaaaatttataaatagaaACTCTATATTTAGTAAGTTCAAAATAGGAAAGCGGCAAATCTATTTATAGTAAGGGACGAACTTAATCGGTAGCGAACTTTTGCTGAGAAAATTAGTAGTTTCGGACGTGCGATATTAGAAACGAGCAgcaccaaatattttaaatattgttgGGAATTTTAATGTACAAAttaagtttttaattaattctttattgGACATAGATTAACaaggatttaattaattaattatggcTCATTAGGTAAACTTAAGCCCACTTAACAACTTAATGGTTTAATTGAATAAAACCCCACCCTACCACCCCAAGAAACTTACGTCTCCCACACTCTTCAGCAGGACACAcatctcacacacacacacacacacactctagGACTCTAGGGGCCGAACCATAGAGGGAGGAAGGAAGGAGAAGATTTGAGTTTCATTCGTCTCTCGTCGCGCCGTCTCTCGTATCTCGTAGAATAAAGGAACAAGGCATGTTTTCAAACCCTTTTTCATGCACCATTCAATCCATA from the Primulina tabacum isolate GXHZ01 chromosome 8, ASM2559414v2, whole genome shotgun sequence genome contains:
- the LOC142554839 gene encoding photosystem II reaction center W protein, chloroplastic-like, whose product is MAAISTFASTSPIARAAPAQRRFAVRPSAVIGLPSMSNINTGKVRCTMEGGKGTEESESKLGVAASSFMASACAAAMSSPAALALVDERLSTEGTGLPFGLSNNLLVWILAGVFALIWALYFVYTASLDEDEESGLSL